Proteins found in one Sorghum bicolor cultivar BTx623 chromosome 1, Sorghum_bicolor_NCBIv3, whole genome shotgun sequence genomic segment:
- the LOC8070534 gene encoding putative glycine-rich cell wall structural protein 1, which translates to MASTNNLVALSLILFLSIGLSDAIRVARYSSSQGMGQGGGHGGAYQNGSGSGVGLGSGSGEGGKDGVYASAGGGGEGGGYSKDGGSAFGGGSGTGSSSSQYSSGPSYGNGGSTLAGGIGGGGGGGQGSEKKDSGGYGTGGGTGSGSSEASSGDPPSATPPYASADASGNGGGMGGGRDGGTGGGKGNGSGFGEGQP; encoded by the coding sequence ATGGCTAGCACCAACAATCTTGTAGCACTTAGCCTCATTCTTTTCTTGAGCATTGGATTAAGCGACGCCATTAGGGTGGCTAGATACTCCAGTTCTCAAGGGATGGGACAAGGAGGGGGCCATGGTGGGGCGTATCAAAACGGTTCAGGCTCAGGGGTTGGACTTGGTTCGGGATCCGGTGAGGGTGGTAAGGATGGAGTCTATGCAAGTGCTGGAGGcggaggtgaaggcggtggctaTTCAAAGGATGGTGGTTCTGCGTTTGGTGGTGGGTCTGGTACGGGATCCAGTTCCAGTCAGTATAGCTCAGGACCATCTTACGGTAATGGTGGGTCTACTCTTGCTGGGGGCatcggtggtggcggtggcggcggacaAGGTTCGGAGAAAAAAGACTCTGGTGGCTATGGTACCGGAGGTGGCACGGGATCCGGCTCTAGTGAGGCTAGTTCCGGCGACCCACCCTCAGCTACACCACCGTATGCAAGTGCAGACGCTTCTGGCAATGGTGGTGGCATGGGCGGCGGTCGCGATGGTGGGACTGGTGGTGGTAAAGGCAACGGGTCTGGATTCGGTGAAGGACAGCCTTGA
- the LOC8059287 gene encoding putative glycine-rich cell wall structural protein 1, which produces MAGTKLVALGLIVLMSIGLANAARVTRYSRSEGTGTGEGGGVGYVNGGGSGSGSGAGSGESGPNGVHASGGGGGGGGGSSYNGGSGYGGGSGSGSGSSQYSQGPYYSYNEYSNAGGNGGGGGGGQAGGYYGSSGHGAGGGTGYGSSEAGTNWYGQSHANANANGNGGGKGTSQNGGSGGGQGAGSGYGNANP; this is translated from the coding sequence ATGGCAGGCACTAAACTAGTAGCCCTAGGTCTCATTGTCCTCATGAGCATAGGATTAGCCAATGCTGCAAGGGTGACTAGGTACTCTAGATCCGAAGGAACTGGTACTGGagaaggtggtggtgttggataTGTGAATGGTGGTGGCTCTGGATCTGGCAGTGGCGCGGGATCTGGCGAGAGCGGTCCAAATGGTGTCCATGCtagtggtggaggtggaggtggcggcGGTGGTAGTAGCTACAATGGTGGCTCTGGGTATGGTGGTGGGTCTGGCTCGGGTTCAGGTTCGAGCCAGTATAGTCAAGGTCCATATTATAGCTACAACGAGTATTCTAATGCCGGTGGTAatggaggtggtggtggaggaggccaAGCTGGAGGTTACTACGGGTCTAGTGGACACGGTGCTGGCGGCGGAACCGGTTATGGCTCTAGTGAAGCTGGTACGAACTGGTATGGACAAAGTCATGCAAATGCTAATGCAAATGGCAATGGCGGTGGAAAAGGCACTAGTCAGAATGGTGGTAGTGGCGGCGGTCAAGGTGCCGGATCTGGGTACGGTAATGCAAACCCATAG